The Planctomycetaceae bacterium genome has a window encoding:
- a CDS encoding aldo/keto reductase, which produces MIYRTLGRTGLKVSQLGIGCMRLPTVQEGDAQHVDREAAVAMIHEAFRGGVNYIDTAVFYHGGESQIAVGEALKGWRDKVVVSTKNHYYGEDEKEWWGHLETSLKNLQVDSIDIYNHHGINWKVYCENVQPRVGAWMLKAQQQGLIKHICASFHDDNDGLMKLIDSGYPSVITLQYNMLNRAHEEGIARAHAKGIGVVVMGPVAGGRLGASSEVLEGLIPNIQRVPELALRFVLANPNVSVALSGMSTLQQVRENVATASDGVALTPADREAIVAHMARLKKLADLYCTGCRYCMPCPAEVNIPSIFDKFNTGNVYGMWDIARQGYAGIGVAWDPGKRADACTECGKCREKCPQKIDIPAQLEKAHQLLKG; this is translated from the coding sequence ATGATTTACCGCACCCTGGGCCGCACCGGATTGAAGGTCTCGCAACTGGGCATCGGCTGCATGCGCCTGCCCACCGTGCAGGAGGGCGACGCCCAGCACGTCGACCGCGAGGCGGCGGTGGCCATGATTCACGAAGCGTTCCGCGGCGGCGTGAATTACATCGACACGGCCGTGTTCTACCACGGCGGCGAGAGCCAGATCGCCGTCGGGGAGGCGCTCAAGGGTTGGCGCGACAAAGTGGTCGTCTCCACCAAGAACCACTACTACGGCGAGGATGAGAAGGAATGGTGGGGGCACCTCGAGACGAGCCTGAAGAACCTCCAGGTCGACAGCATCGACATCTACAACCACCACGGCATCAACTGGAAGGTCTACTGCGAAAACGTGCAGCCGCGCGTCGGGGCCTGGATGCTCAAAGCCCAGCAGCAAGGCCTGATCAAGCACATCTGCGCGTCGTTCCACGACGACAACGACGGCCTCATGAAGCTCATCGACAGCGGGTATCCGTCGGTCATCACGCTGCAGTACAACATGCTTAACCGCGCTCACGAAGAAGGCATCGCCCGCGCGCACGCCAAGGGCATCGGCGTGGTGGTGATGGGGCCTGTGGCCGGCGGGCGGCTGGGCGCCTCCAGCGAAGTGCTCGAGGGGCTGATCCCGAACATCCAGCGCGTGCCGGAACTGGCCCTGCGGTTTGTGCTGGCCAATCCCAACGTCTCGGTGGCGCTGTCGGGCATGAGCACGCTTCAGCAGGTGCGCGAGAACGTGGCGACGGCGTCGGACGGCGTGGCCCTGACGCCGGCCGACCGCGAAGCGATCGTCGCCCACATGGCCAGGCTCAAAAAGCTGGCCGACCTGTACTGCACGGGCTGTCGCTACTGCATGCCCTGCCCGGCCGAGGTGAACATTCCCTCGATCTTCGACAAGTTCAACACCGGCAACGTGTATGGCATGTGGGACATCGCCCGCCAGGGCTACGCCGGCATCGGCGTGGCGTGGGACCCTGGCAAACGCGCCGACGCCTGCACCGAGTGCGGCAAGTGCCGCGAGAAATGCCCGCAGAAGATCGATATCCCCGCTCAACTGGAAAAAGCCCACCAACTGCTCAAAGGATGA
- a CDS encoding L-fucokinase, giving the protein MAPVRHNWDYLIVTASDDAQAAACEAQLRHRVQLGLLAGVGEALVVGDPMGRRIGSGGSTIRCLMELLGRRLGAAAPDRTRWGDELRRLRVLIIHGGGDSRRLPAYSPCGKVFVPVPGACGAALPAALLDRQLATYLALAPGGSGAGQFVIAAGDALLLFDPASVRLDRAGLTGLATPAPPEQAARHGVFCTQEDAAVSLYLQKPTCQQQARCGAIGTDGRTLLDTGLMSFDAEFAVALLGLVSPQSGADGALTWSGPVAAAIESSGLDFYREICCALGTQTSIERLIESSSAAGGRCSEAVLGEIFQALSSMPFSAEVLPECGFLHWGTTGQLISSGLALLSHDGQPTPDEHRLLIGSVSGPRGRLSGGPAWIEGCRIDDEVDLGGDNVLIGADIEMPLHLPPQACLDVAAGSDRHGKGAWFVRCYHRDDDFKLPVDDARFCGRPLAQWLAAVGAREADILDARLQGARPALWEARLFPAGAVATTWRDWLWMLQPETATSQQKQAYLEADRYSLAEMARQIDPGAFIERRGLLHIEQLRRSIGCLFDSDGTLSAADLIFALRCCDDCTGWVLDILDHARLRQAQRQSPPGLNWLDFSQGLHTLATAVEGLPGDASAPINRVLPGLGSRASVELRTWLGQMALVPDVGTSVREWSARLRRVALDNLAVTILSGRTMPPAPRCALARGQTVRAQAPARLDLAGGWTDTPPYSLQRGGRVVNAAVMLDGRLPISVELRLIDEPVVTVESLDQGASLRITTVEELLDYRDVTGEFSLVKAALDLSGLSPRGPRDGGATLQAMLEAFGGGIEVRMHSAVPRGSGLGASSIMAAALLAGLAQMQGRSLERRDLFHQVLCLEQATTAGGGWQDQVGGGVEGVKLISTQAGLASDPQIRPLPGDVLDPRSNGGRTLLYYTGIARLARNILQEVAGGWMSRDRRVVDALEQMPALAAAVARAMEERDLPGLGRLIGQAWRLNKQLCSHTSNDQIEDLLARVEEHVYGAKLLGAGGGGFLLMVCKSAQDAARVCGLLSVAQPFQAVASQAGKPVPPDPSRRFYDFQVSPQGLTVSVV; this is encoded by the coding sequence ATGGCACCGGTGCGGCATAACTGGGACTATCTGATTGTGACGGCCTCGGACGACGCCCAGGCGGCGGCGTGCGAGGCGCAGCTTCGTCATCGCGTGCAATTGGGGCTGCTTGCCGGCGTGGGCGAGGCGCTGGTGGTGGGCGACCCGATGGGGCGGCGCATCGGCTCGGGCGGAAGCACTATCCGCTGCCTGATGGAATTGCTGGGGCGGCGACTGGGGGCGGCAGCGCCTGACCGCACGCGATGGGGCGACGAACTGCGGCGCCTTCGGGTGTTGATCATTCATGGCGGCGGCGACTCCCGCCGCCTGCCGGCATACAGTCCCTGCGGCAAAGTGTTCGTTCCCGTCCCGGGCGCCTGCGGGGCGGCCCTGCCGGCGGCGCTGCTGGACCGCCAGCTTGCGACGTACCTTGCCCTTGCGCCCGGCGGCAGCGGCGCGGGACAGTTTGTCATCGCAGCCGGCGACGCGCTGCTGCTGTTCGACCCGGCTTCGGTGCGCCTCGACCGGGCTGGGCTGACCGGTCTGGCCACTCCCGCCCCGCCGGAACAGGCCGCCCGCCACGGCGTATTCTGCACGCAGGAGGATGCGGCGGTCAGCCTGTACCTCCAGAAACCCACCTGCCAGCAGCAGGCGCGCTGCGGCGCGATCGGCACTGACGGCCGCACGCTGCTCGACACCGGCTTGATGAGTTTCGACGCCGAGTTCGCCGTCGCGCTTCTGGGGCTGGTCAGCCCCCAGAGCGGCGCCGACGGAGCGTTGACCTGGAGCGGACCGGTCGCGGCGGCCATCGAATCGTCCGGGCTGGACTTCTATCGCGAGATCTGTTGCGCCCTGGGAACGCAGACGTCGATCGAGCGGTTGATCGAATCGTCATCCGCCGCCGGCGGCCGCTGCAGCGAAGCGGTGCTGGGCGAGATATTCCAAGCGCTCTCCTCCATGCCGTTCAGCGCCGAGGTGCTGCCGGAGTGCGGCTTTTTGCATTGGGGAACGACGGGGCAACTGATCTCGAGCGGCCTGGCCCTGCTGTCGCACGACGGCCAGCCGACGCCGGACGAACATCGGCTGCTCATTGGCAGCGTGAGCGGCCCGCGCGGGCGCCTCAGCGGCGGACCGGCCTGGATCGAGGGCTGCCGCATCGACGACGAGGTGGACCTTGGAGGCGACAACGTCCTCATCGGCGCCGACATCGAGATGCCGCTGCACCTGCCCCCGCAGGCGTGCCTGGACGTGGCCGCCGGTTCAGACCGTCACGGCAAGGGCGCGTGGTTCGTCCGCTGCTACCATCGGGACGATGACTTCAAATTGCCCGTCGACGACGCGAGGTTCTGCGGCCGCCCGCTGGCGCAGTGGCTGGCCGCCGTCGGCGCCCGCGAGGCGGACATCCTGGACGCCCGCCTCCAGGGCGCACGGCCTGCTCTGTGGGAGGCGAGGCTCTTTCCAGCGGGGGCAGTTGCGACGACATGGCGGGACTGGCTGTGGATGCTGCAACCGGAAACGGCCACCTCCCAGCAGAAGCAGGCGTACCTGGAAGCCGATCGCTACAGCCTGGCGGAGATGGCGCGGCAGATCGACCCGGGCGCCTTCATAGAGCGGCGCGGTCTGCTGCACATCGAGCAGTTGCGCCGCAGCATCGGCTGCCTGTTCGACAGCGACGGCACACTCTCCGCGGCGGATCTGATCTTTGCCCTTCGCTGCTGCGACGACTGCACGGGTTGGGTGCTGGACATTCTCGATCACGCGCGGCTGCGACAGGCCCAGCGTCAGTCTCCGCCGGGGCTGAACTGGCTGGACTTCAGCCAGGGTCTGCACACGCTGGCGACGGCAGTGGAAGGCCTTCCCGGCGACGCGTCGGCGCCGATCAATCGCGTGCTTCCGGGGCTGGGCTCGCGTGCCTCGGTCGAGTTGCGGACGTGGCTGGGACAGATGGCCCTGGTGCCCGACGTGGGCACCAGCGTGCGGGAATGGTCCGCCCGGTTGCGCCGCGTGGCGCTGGACAACCTGGCCGTGACGATCTTATCCGGCCGCACCATGCCTCCCGCGCCGCGATGCGCCCTGGCCCGCGGGCAGACGGTGCGGGCCCAGGCGCCGGCGCGGCTGGACCTGGCCGGGGGATGGACCGATACGCCCCCCTACTCGCTCCAGCGCGGCGGGCGGGTGGTCAACGCGGCCGTCATGCTCGACGGGCGGTTACCCATCAGCGTCGAGCTGCGCCTCATCGACGAGCCGGTCGTCACGGTTGAATCGCTCGACCAGGGCGCGTCGCTGCGGATCACGACGGTGGAGGAACTGCTGGACTATCGCGACGTGACGGGCGAGTTTTCGCTGGTCAAAGCCGCCCTGGACTTGAGCGGCTTGTCTCCGCGAGGCCCCCGCGACGGCGGAGCCACGCTGCAGGCGATGCTGGAGGCCTTCGGCGGCGGCATTGAGGTGCGGATGCACTCGGCGGTTCCCCGCGGCAGCGGCCTGGGCGCCAGCAGCATCATGGCCGCAGCGTTGCTGGCGGGGCTGGCACAGATGCAGGGGCGGTCGCTGGAGCGGCGGGACCTGTTCCACCAGGTGCTGTGCCTGGAACAGGCGACGACGGCAGGGGGCGGTTGGCAGGACCAGGTCGGCGGCGGCGTCGAAGGCGTCAAGCTGATCTCGACGCAGGCCGGTCTGGCCAGCGATCCCCAGATCCGCCCGCTGCCCGGCGACGTGCTCGACCCGCGAAGCAATGGCGGCAGGACGCTGCTGTACTACACCGGCATCGCCCGCCTGGCGCGCAACATCCTGCAGGAGGTGGCCGGGGGATGGATGAGTCGCGATCGCCGCGTGGTCGACGCGCTGGAACAGATGCCGGCGCTGGCAGCCGCCGTCGCACGGGCGATGGAAGAACGCGACCTTCCGGGCCTGGGGCGGCTGATCGGCCAGGCATGGCGGTTGAACAAGCAATTATGCAGCCACACGAGCAATGACCAGATCGAGGACCTGCTGGCGCGGGTGGAAGAGCACGTGTACGGGGCCAAGCTGCTCGGCGCCGGCGGCGGGGGATTCCTGCTGATGGTCTGCAAGAGCGCCCAGGACGCCGCGCGGGTGTGCGGCCTGCTGAGCGTGGCACAGCCTTTCCAGGCTGTGGCTTCACAGGCTGGAAAGCCTGTGCCACCGGATCCCTCCAGGCGATTCTACGATTTCCAGGTCAGCCCCCAGGGACTGACGGTGAGCGTGGTTTGA